A single region of the Gadus morhua chromosome 5, gadMor3.0, whole genome shotgun sequence genome encodes:
- the LOC115544559 gene encoding syncoilin translates to METRRLVEDFPQSNASDDSHSEDRLEVYVNSLQRRPVDSETTHSELLSSDPRHPMTEIGTRPFDMDHLGWLFDKCIQEVRGLEAQRDELIRELLCLHAPMLQAVAYLRRKVEEARKTLTLVQLDHIGVCEDVQQVKKRLLRAARGCIQSQVTLAAQKYDVAQSSITQDELKAQIPRLTQELSELQEAHRHKLSCLRDEARKPSRGLARSLSDVSHCRRASLSLQRRLSGSMRSLEGWYEPRLMALLRRRQAGEEALRKSKELGQDLSVRLGPLEQDVQRLELQRACLEDRMVLMERDRRDCKAQYEETVDMLEETLRDLKVEFEIQRKSTTHLQSLKDGLLRELAGFRGCNDARESTAEDDT, encoded by the exons ATGGAAACTCGTAGACTTGTCGAAGATTTCCCGCAAAGCAATGCATCAGATGACTCACACTCTGAAGATAGACTCGAGGTGTATGTCAATAGTCTCCAGAGACGCCCCGTTGACTCGGAGACAACACACTCTGAACTCCTTAGCAGCGACCCAAGGCATCCAATGACTGAAATTGGCACACGTCCATTCGACATGGACCACTTGGGTTGGCTGTTTGACAAATGCATCCAGGAGGTGCGTGGCCTGGAGGCGCAGAGGGACGAGCTCATACGGGAACTTCTCTGTTTGCACGCTCCCATGCTGCAAGCGGTGGCGTACTTGAGAAGAAAGGTTGAGGAGGCGCGCAAAACGCTCACCCTAGTGCAGCTGGATCATATTGGTGTTTGCGAGGACGTGCAACAGGTTAAGAAGAGGCTGTTAAGGGCGGCCAGAGGCTGCATCCAGAGCCAGGTCACACTAGCAGCACAGAAGTACGATGTGGCTCAGTCCTCAATCACGCAA GACGAACTCAAGGCTCAGATCCCACGGCTGACCCAGGAGCTGTCAGAGCTTCAGGAGGCTCACCGGCACAAGCTGAGCTGCCTGCGGGATGAGGCCAGAAAGCCTTCCCGTGGTCTGGCGCGGTCCCTCAGTGACGTCAGCCACTGCCGCCGGGCGTCTCTCAGCCTGCAGCGGCGGCTGAGCGGCAGCATGAGGTCGCTGGAGGGCTGGTACGAGCCTCGGCTCATGGCCTTGCTCCGGAGGAGGCAGGCTGGAGAGGAGGCCCTGAGGAAGAGCAAAGAGCTGGGGCAGGATCTGAGTGTCCGGCTGGGACCCCTGGAGCAGGACGTCCAGAGGCTGGAGCTGCAGAGAGCTTGTTTGGAGGACAGGATGGTCCTGATGGAAAGGGACAGGCGGGACTGCAAGGCTCAGTACGAG GAGACAGTGGACATGTTGGAGGAGACCCTGAGGGACCTGAAGGTCGAATTTGAGATTCAGAGAAAGTCCACCACACACCTACAGAGTCTTAAGGACGGGCTTTTAAGAGAGCTGGCCGGCTTCAG AGGCTGCAATGATGCCAGAGAATCGACGGCAGAAGATGACACATGA
- the LOC115544555 gene encoding histone-binding protein RBBP4, protein MADKEAAFDDAVEERVINEEYKIWKKNTPFLYDLVMTHALEWPSLTAQWLPDVTRPEGKDYSVHRLVLGTHTSDEQNHLVIASVQLPNDDAQFDASHYDSEKGEFGGFGSVSGKIEIEIKINHEGEVNRARYMPQNPCIIATKTPTSDVLVFDYTKHPSKPDPSGECTPDLRLRGHQKEGYGLSWNPNLSGCLLSASDDHTICLWDISTVPKEGKIVDAKTIFTGHTAVVEDVSWHLLHESLFGSVADDQRLMIWDTRSNNTSKPSHAVDAHTAEVNCLSFNPYSEFILATGSADKTVALWDLRNLKLKLHSFESHKDEIFQVQWSPHNETILASSGTDRRLNVWDLSKIGEEQSPEDAEDGPPELLFIHGGHTAKISDFSWNPNEPWVICSVSEDNIMQVWQMAENIYNDEDPEGAADVDPQP, encoded by the exons ATGGCTGATAAAGAAG CCGCGTTCGACGATGCCGTGGAGGAAAGGGTGATCAATGAGGAGTACAAGATCTGGAAAAAGAACACCCCCTTTCTCTATGACCTGGTTATGACCCATGCGCTGGAGTGGCCAAGTCTCACCGCCCAGTGGTTACCTGATGTCACCAG ACCCGAGGGGAAGGACTACAGTGTGCACCGGCTGGTCCTTGGGACACACACTTCGGACGAGCAGAATCACCTTGTCATAGCAAGTGTCCAACTTCCAAATGACGATGCCCAGTTTGATGCTTCACATTATGACAGTGAAAAAGGAG AGTTTGGAGGATTCGGCTCAGTCAGTGGTAAAATCGAGATTGAAATCAAGATCAACCACGAGGGAGAAGTGAACCGAGCCCGCTATATGCCCCAGAATCCCTGCATCATCGCCACCAAGACCCCCACCAGTGACGTGCTGGTGTTCGATTACACGAAACACCCCTCTAAACCAG ACCCCTCTGGAGAGTGCACTCCTGACCTGCGTTTGAGGGGCCACCAGAAGGAGGGCTACGGCCTCTCGTGGAACCCCAACCTGAGTGGTTGTCTGCTCAGCGCGTCAGACGACCAT acaatctgcctatgggacaTCAGCACAGTGCCCAAGGAGGGCAAGATCGTGGACGCCAAGACCATCTTCACGGGCCACAcggcggtggtggaggacgtGTCCTGGCACCTCCTGCACGAGTCCCTCTTCGGCTCCGTGGCTGACGACCAGAGACTCATGAT cTGGGACACGCGGTCCAACAACACGTCCAAGCCCAGCCACGCTGTGGACGCCCACACCGCCGAGGTGAACTGCCTGTCCTTCAACCCCTACAGCGAGTTCATCCTGGCCACGGGCTCGGCAGACAAG ACCGTTGCCCTCTGGGACCTTCGGAATCTCAAGCTGAAGCTGCACTCGTTTGAGTCGCACAAGGACGAGATCTTCCAG GTCCAGTGGTCTCCCCACAACGAGACCATCCTGGCCTCCAGTGGCACAGACCGCCGCCTCAACGTCTGGGACCTGAGTAAGATCGGAGAAGAGCAGTCGCCAGAAGATGCCGAGGACGGTCCTCCAGAGCTTCTG TTCATCCACGGAGGACACACGGCGAAGATCTCCGACTTCTCCTGGAACCCCAACGAGCCCTGGGTCATATGCTCGGTCTCAGAAGACAACATCATGCAAGTCTGGCAGATG GCTGAGAACATCTACAACGATGAGGACCCCGAAGGAGCGGCAGACGTGGACCCCCAGCCTTGA
- the zbtb8os gene encoding protein archease: MDDRELDLTEAQKVVKAKYPPINKKYEYLDHTADVQIHSWGNTLEEAFEQCAMGMFGYMTDTETVQPTDTVDVDSEGHDMESLLFHFLDDWLFKFSADLFFVPREIKVTHIDRMQFKIRSIGWGEEFCLDKHPQGTEVKAITYSAMQIHDKEKSEIFAIVDI; encoded by the exons ATGGATGACCGAGAGCTGGATTTGACGGAGGCGCAGAAGGTCGTCAAGGCAAAATACCCACCGATTAACAAGAAGTACGAAT ATTTGGATCATACTGCAGATGTCCA AATCCATTCATGGGGCAACACTCTGGAAGAAGCGTTTGAACAGTGCGCAATGGGCATGTTTGGCTACATGACGGACACAGAAACAGTGCAACCTACTGATACTGTCGACGTTGACTCAGAGG GGCATGACATGGAATCTCTCCTTTTCCACTTTCTTGATGATTGGTTATTCAAGTTCAGTGCTGATCTTTTCTTTGTCCCAAGG GAAATCAAAGTTACGCACATTGATAGAATGCAATTCAAGATCCGATCAATTGG GTGGGGTGAGGAGTTCTGCCTAGACAAGCATCCACAG GGAACTGAGGTGAAGGCCATCACATACTCTGCAATGCAAATCCATGATAAAGAGAAATCTGAAATCTTTGCCATTGTGGACATCTGA
- the khdrbs1a gene encoding KH domain-containing, RNA-binding, signal transduction-associated protein 1a: protein MSTNAKIKTDSAMASGPAQKKAKMDDSKYLPELLAEKDSLDSSFTHAMKLISTEIERVQKGEPLKDSEKETYLDLFATRNLKLKERVLIPTKLYPRVNFVGKILGPQGNTIKRLQEETGAKISVLGKGSMRDKNKEEELRKGGEAKYAHLSMELHVFIEVTAPIPEAYLRMAHAMDEVKKFLIPEPGEQEQYMDPHYLNGAQDGSGRGRGGHPGRGRGGPPNASGPRGRGMPRGAPRGGTPRGGAHRGSLGRGGAPRGAPAGRGGPPAPPNRGGSAPRSRPPTSGAPRMLPAAALSHQQHQLPPQQTTQPKSESYEEYQSYEESYTEPAYESYENYYNQQPAPADTEYYDYGHGEPQEPTYDAYTQDDWEGSWPNSGSGGKVPPARQSKGGYREHPYGRY from the exons ATGAGCACCAACGCTAAGATCAAAACGGATTCTGCCATGGCGTCGGGCCCAGCACAAAAGAAAGCCAAGATGGACGACAGCAAATATCTTCCAGAGCTACTAGCAGAAAAGGACAGTCTGGATTCGTCGTTCACACACGCTATGAAGCTGATATCCACAG AGATTGAAAGGGTTCAGAAAGGTGAGCCGCTGAAAGACTCCGAAAAGGAGACTTACCTGGACCTGTTTGCCACAAGAAATCTGAAACTCAAGGAGCGAGTATTAATCCCCACAAAGCTATATCCAAGG GTCAACTTTGTCGGTAAGATTTTGGGCCCTCAAGGGAACACAATCAAGAGACTCCAGGAGGAGACCGGAGCGAAGATCTCCGTCCTAGGGAAGGGCTCCATGAGGGACAAGAATAAG GAGGAAGAGCTGAGGAAGGGTGGTGAGGCTAAATACGCACACCTGTCCATGGAGCTGCACGTCTTCATCGAGGTGACCGCTCCCATTCCAGAGGCTTACCTGCGCATGGCTCACGCCATGGACGAAGTCAAGAAGTTCCTTATCCCA GAGCCCGGTGAGCAGGAGCAGTACATGGACCCCCACTACCTCAACGGAGCCCAGGACGGCTCGGGCCGGGGCCGAGGGGGTCACCCAGGCCGGGGTCGCGGCGGCCCACCCAATGCCTCAGGACCAAG GGGTCGAGGTATGCCCCGCGGGGCGCCCCGTGGCGGCACGCCGCGAGGCGGAGCTCACCGCGGCTCCCTCGGCAGGGGCGGTGCACCCAGGGGGGCGCCGGCCGGCAGGggcggcccccccgccccgcccaacAGGGGAGGCTCGGCGCCGCGCTCACGGCCCCCTACGTCTGGGGCCCCCAGGATGCTCCCCGCCGCAGCCCTCTcgcaccagcagcaccagctcccCCCCCAGCAAACGACACAGCCCAAGTCGGAGTCCTATGAAGAATAC CAATCCTATGAAGAGTCCTACACGGAACCCGCCTACGAGTCCTACGAAAACTATTACAACCAACAACCTGCACCGGC AGATACCGAGTACTACGACTACGGCCACGGAGAGCCCCAGGAGCCCACATACGATGCCTACA CTCAAGATGATTGGGAGGGGTCATGGCCCAATTCTGGATCCGGTGGGAAAGTCCCTCCCGCTAGGCAGTCCAAGGGAGGATACAGGGAGCATCCATATGGAAGATACTGA
- the tmem39b gene encoding transmembrane protein 39B: MAGGRRGANRTAYCRSPLNSEPGSVSNGNHSTSSPVTGVRSRTRNGSGAGMSSPPLATQTVVPLKHCKIPELSLDRNVLFELHLFFCHLVALFVHYVNIYKTVWWYPPSHPPSHTSLNFHLIDYNMLVFTIIILARRLIAAIVKEASQSGKLSFPHSIFLVMARFAVLTLTGWSLCRSLIYLFRTYSVLSLLFLCYPFGMYIPFFRLTCDFRRGGPLSPIASIGSKEVGSVGKGRDYLTVLKETWKQHTSQLYGVQAMPTHACCLSPDLIRKEVEYLKMDFNWRMKEVLVSSMLSAYYVAFVPVWFVKSTQYVDKRWSCELFILVSVSTSVILMRHLLPPRYCDLLHKAAAHLGCWQKVDPSLCSNVLQHIWTVEYMWPQGVLVKHNKNVYKAMGHYNVAVPSDVSHYRFYFFFNKPLRILNMLIILEGAMIFYQLYSLICSEKWHQTISLALILFSNYYAFFKLLRDRIVLGKAYSYSNSSSDQKVS, translated from the exons ATGGCTGGTGGAAGGAGAGGAGCAAACCGCACCGCTTACTGTAGGTCACCACTGAACAGTGAGCCAGGCTCCGTGAGCAATGGCAATCATTCCACGAGTTCTCCTGTAACGGGGGTGCGTTCACGAACAAG GAACGGCTCTGGAGCGGGCATGTCCAGCCCCCCCCTGGCGACCCAAACCGTGGTGCCGCTGAAGCACTGCAAGATCCCCGAGCTGTCGCTGGACCGCAATGTGCTCTTCGAGCTCCACCTGTTCTTCTGCCACCTGGTCGCCCTGTTCGTCCACTACGTCAACATCTACAAGACGGTGTGGTGGTACCCTCCCTCacatcccccctcccacacctcGCTG AACTTTCACCTTATTGACTATAATATGCTGGTGTTCACAATCATAATACTGGCACGGAGGTTAATTGCAGCGATTGTGAAAGAG GCGTCACAGAGTGGGAAGCTCTCCTTCCCTCACTCCATTTTCTTGGTGATGGCACGCTTCGCCGTGCTCACTCTGACGGGCTGGAGCCTGTGTCGGTCCCTCATATACCTCTTCAGGACCTACTCGGTCCTCAGCCTGCTCTTTCTCTGCTACCC ttTTGGGATGTACATTCCTTTTTTCCGGCTGACCTGTGACTTCCGGCGCGGGGGACCTCTCTCGCCCATAGCCAGCATCGGCTCCAAGGAGGTGGGCAGCGTGGGCAAGGGCAGGGACTACCTTACGGTGCTCAAGGAGACCTGGAAGCAGCACACCAGCCAGCTGTACGGCGTCCAGGCCATGCCCACCCACGCCTGCTGCCTCTCGCCGGACCTCATCCGCAAGGAGGTGGAGTACCTGAAGATGGACTTTAACTGGCGCATGAAGGAGGTGCTGGTCAGCTCCATGCTCAGTGCCTACTACGTGGCCTTCGTGCCCGTCTGGTTTGTCAAG AGTACCCAGTACGTAGACAAGCGCTGGTCCTGTGAGCTCTTCATCCTGGTGTCCGTCAGCACGTCCGTCATCCTCATGAGACACCTGCTGCCGCCGCGCTACTGTGACCTGCTCCACAAAGCCGCCGCCCACCTGGGCTGCTGGCAGAAAGTAGACCCCTCGCTCTGCTCCAACGTCCTGCAGCACAT ATGGACGGTGGAGTACATGTGGCCCCAGGGCGTGTTGGTGAAACACAATAAGAACGTCTACAAGGCCATGGGTCACTACAACGTGGCGGTGCCCTCCGACGTGTCCCACTACCGCTTCTAC TTCTTCTTCAACAAGCCACTGAGGATACTGAACATGCTCATCATACTGGAGGGTGCCATGATATTCTACCAACTGTACTCGTTAATATGCTCAGAAAAGTGGCATCAGACGATATCGCTGGCCCTGATTCTCTTCAGCAACTACTACGCCTTCTTCAAACTGCTCAGAGACAGAATAGTGCTCGGCAAAGCGTACTCGTACTCAAACAGTTCTTCTGACCAGAAGGTCAGTTAG
- the ccdc28b gene encoding coiled-coil domain-containing protein 28B encodes MEDKRKRRSPQVSLPQPPPPPINPRKLPPLPASKSATFSLGLPQPPSPKNRGKYKRSIGAPGPPREVLATVAAPPKVTRPPKEKSRAPQPAGPSKVVQSSPLQHSFLTDVSDVREMEGGLLNLLNDFHSGKLQAFGKVCSFEQLEHVREMQEKLARLHFSLDSHVEELSEDQRKSASDNNLEHLLCNLEELSTSIQKLHLAENQDMPKSSGP; translated from the exons ATGGAGGACAAACGCAAGCGGAGGAGCCCCCAGGtgtccctcccccagcccccgccgccccccataAACCCCCGCAAGCTCCCCCCGCTGCCGGCCAGCAAAAGTGCCACCTTCTCTCTGGGTCTGCCTCAGCCGCCCTCCCCCAAGAACCGAGGGAAGTACAAGAGGTCCATTGGAGCGCCGGGACCGCCCAGAGAGGTTCTGGCCACGGTCGCAGCGCCCCCCAAAGTCACCCG GCCCCCAAAGGAGAAGTCGCGGGCCCCCCAGCCGGCAGGGCCCAGCAAGGTGGTCCAGTCGTCCCCCCTGCAGCACTCGTTCCTCACAGACGTGTCGGACGTGCGGGAGATGGAGGGCGGGCTCCTGAACCTCCTCAACGACTTCCACTCAGGCAAACTGCAGGCCTTCG GCAAGGTGTGCTCCTTTGAGCAGCTGGAGCACGTGCGTGAGATGCAGGAGAAGCTGGCGCGGCTGCACTTCAGCCTCGACAGCCACGTGGAGGAGCTGTCCGAGGACCAGAGGAAGAGCGCCTCGGACAACAACCTGGAGCACCTGCTCTGCAAC CTGGAAGAACTCAGCACATCAAT ACAAAAGCTTCACCTGGCTGAGAACCAAGACATGCCCAAGTCGTCCGGTCCCTGA